Proteins from a single region of Nodularia sp. LEGE 06071:
- a CDS encoding glycosyltransferase family 4 protein translates to MKIAQVAPLWERVPPPSYGGIELVVSHLTDELVRRGHEVTLFASGDSQTLADLKAVSPLALRLDKYVQDYAGYEILELSQVYQQAAAFDIIHSHVGITALPLASLVSTPTVHTLHNSFTPDNQKVFSYHHQQPYVSISQAQRQITLNYVATVYNGIEPTDYPFIAQPQETPYLAFLGRFSPEKGPQQAIAIAKQTGWRLKMAGKVDVGDALFFEQEILPQIDHQQIEYLGEINHAQKAELLGNAAITLFPINWQEPFGLVMIESMATGTPVIAINLGSVQEVIVHGETGFICQNYEEMASVIPAALALNRQACRKHIENKFSVNHMVNDYEAVYKQILTSRIDLNDYLDAAQARF, encoded by the coding sequence ATGAAGATCGCTCAAGTCGCCCCCTTATGGGAACGAGTTCCGCCTCCTAGTTATGGAGGTATTGAACTGGTAGTGAGTCACTTGACCGATGAACTCGTTCGTCGCGGTCATGAAGTTACTTTGTTCGCTTCTGGTGACTCTCAAACCTTGGCTGATTTAAAAGCAGTTTCTCCACTTGCATTACGCTTAGACAAATATGTCCAAGATTATGCAGGGTATGAAATTTTAGAACTTAGCCAAGTTTACCAACAAGCTGCGGCATTCGATATTATTCATTCTCATGTAGGGATAACGGCTTTACCTTTGGCAAGTTTGGTATCAACTCCCACTGTTCATACTTTGCACAACAGTTTTACTCCAGACAACCAAAAAGTATTTAGCTACCACCACCAGCAACCTTATGTCAGCATTAGCCAAGCGCAGCGTCAAATCACATTAAACTATGTAGCTACGGTTTATAACGGTATAGAACCTACCGATTATCCATTTATAGCCCAACCACAAGAAACCCCATATTTAGCATTCTTAGGGCGTTTTTCTCCTGAGAAGGGGCCACAACAAGCGATCGCCATTGCTAAACAGACTGGTTGGCGCTTGAAAATGGCAGGAAAAGTTGATGTCGGGGATGCTCTGTTTTTTGAACAAGAGATTCTCCCCCAGATTGATCATCAGCAAATTGAATATCTGGGCGAAATCAACCACGCCCAAAAAGCTGAACTTTTAGGAAATGCTGCAATAACTCTGTTTCCCATTAATTGGCAAGAACCTTTTGGCTTGGTGATGATTGAATCAATGGCGACTGGAACACCAGTGATTGCCATAAATTTAGGTTCTGTACAGGAGGTGATTGTTCACGGTGAAACGGGTTTTATCTGCCAAAACTATGAAGAAATGGCCAGTGTGATTCCGGCGGCGTTGGCACTCAATCGTCAAGCCTGTCGAAAACATATAGAAAACAAATTTAGTGTTAACCACATGGTTAATGACTACGAAGCAGTTTACAAACAAATTCTCACGAGCCGCATTGATTTAAATGATTATTTAGATGCGGCTCAAGCCCGGTTTTAA
- a CDS encoding alcohol dehydrogenase catalytic domain-containing protein, translated as MLAALLYGQEDLRLEQVVDPTPAVGEVVIQVGAATTCGTDLKVWRRGGHAKMLKPPTLFGHEAAGQIVAVGAGVTDWQIGDRVVANNSAPCMKCFFCQRQEYSLCPNITWNNGTFAEYLKIPAAIVQHNMLRVPDELPWQLAAMTEPLACVLHGIARSQIKPKDRVVVLGDGAIGLMFVAVLAETTEVLLWGGNDARLKIGQKLGADQIFNYHQIPDIPGVVKELTQGWGADVVIEATGVPSVWETAIACARPGATVNLFGGCPRDTTITVNTEQLHYSELTLKGVFHNTPEYVRAALALIASGKIPFELLISETRSLQDLEQVFNDMKARKVIKVALIP; from the coding sequence GTGTTAGCCGCGTTACTTTACGGTCAGGAAGATTTACGCTTGGAGCAGGTTGTTGACCCCACTCCGGCAGTTGGTGAAGTCGTGATCCAAGTGGGCGCAGCGACAACTTGTGGTACAGATTTGAAGGTTTGGCGGCGTGGTGGTCATGCGAAGATGCTGAAACCACCGACTCTGTTTGGTCATGAGGCCGCAGGGCAAATTGTGGCTGTGGGTGCTGGGGTGACAGATTGGCAGATTGGCGATCGCGTTGTCGCGAATAATTCTGCTCCCTGCATGAAATGCTTCTTTTGTCAACGTCAGGAATATTCTTTGTGTCCCAATATTACCTGGAATAATGGCACTTTTGCGGAATATCTGAAAATCCCGGCGGCAATAGTGCAGCATAATATGTTACGGGTTCCCGATGAGTTACCGTGGCAATTAGCAGCAATGACGGAACCGTTAGCTTGTGTTTTGCATGGTATCGCTCGTTCTCAGATCAAACCTAAAGATAGAGTAGTTGTCTTGGGAGATGGGGCGATTGGTTTGATGTTTGTCGCTGTTTTGGCTGAAACAACGGAAGTGTTGCTGTGGGGAGGTAATGACGCAAGGCTAAAAATTGGTCAAAAACTGGGTGCAGATCAGATTTTTAATTATCATCAAATCCCAGATATTCCCGGTGTGGTGAAAGAATTGACTCAGGGATGGGGTGCTGATGTGGTGATTGAAGCTACTGGTGTACCTAGTGTTTGGGAAACTGCGATCGCTTGCGCTCGTCCTGGTGCTACTGTGAATTTATTCGGTGGTTGTCCACGGGATACGACGATTACTGTGAATACAGAACAGTTACATTACAGTGAACTGACTTTAAAAGGTGTGTTTCATAATACACCGGAATATGTACGTGCGGCGTTGGCGCTGATAGCTAGTGGTAAAATACCTTTTGAGTTATTGATTAGTGAAACGCGATCGCTACAGGATTTAGAACAAGTATTTAATGATATGAAGGCGCGAAAGGTGATTAAAGTCGCGCTGATTCCTTAG
- a CDS encoding Panacea domain-containing protein — MYYAQAWHLALYETHLFPEDFEAWIHGPVIPVLYQKYKPFGWQPILEDANPELELTDEVREFLDKLAEEYFACDAYELEQMTHDEAPWKWARGDIASDAPSNEIIKKDWMKEYYASRAEED, encoded by the coding sequence GTGTACTATGCTCAAGCTTGGCATCTTGCACTCTATGAAACTCATCTGTTCCCAGAAGATTTTGAAGCATGGATACATGGGCCTGTGATACCTGTGTTGTACCAGAAGTACAAGCCTTTTGGATGGCAACCTATTTTAGAGGATGCTAACCCAGAACTAGAATTAACTGATGAGGTTCGAGAGTTTCTGGATAAACTTGCAGAAGAATACTTTGCCTGCGATGCTTATGAACTTGAGCAGATGACTCATGATGAGGCACCCTGGAAGTGGGCTAGAGGAGATATAGCATCTGATGCACCTTCCAACGAAATCATTAAAAAGGATTGGATGAAGGAGTACTACGCATCTCGTGCCGAAGAAGATTAA
- a CDS encoding class I SAM-dependent methyltransferase translates to MAANKSFKNIIIKLLTWGDEPDYATLASQLTLADAIAKIDWLFGCESILKEFDADFTISYYTQSEWGYQIYHSGQDAIHMALNFDGVFDPDGYYAQPRVVAEQISKLDAKTVLELGCGKGFNSCFLAEQYPEVSFTGIDLTPSHIKIANKKADKLSNLSFQEGNFNQLNFLDQSCDIVFAFECLCHASPAEIPLAEIFRVLRPGGKLIVFDGYRKIQLEQLTELLKTASLLVEVSMAVQQGFSQIDDWNAIAQSIGFQIQAIEDVSLAIQPTLSKLQKLSLTLFSLSWKAKILAYILPKYLIRNSIAGLLMPFTVSPKSEAFGYYKIILERPLEA, encoded by the coding sequence ATGGCAGCGAATAAATCATTCAAAAATATTATTATTAAATTACTGACTTGGGGAGACGAACCTGACTATGCTACGCTGGCTAGTCAACTAACATTAGCCGATGCGATCGCCAAAATTGACTGGCTGTTTGGTTGCGAATCCATCTTAAAAGAATTCGATGCAGATTTTACCATCTCTTACTACACCCAAAGCGAGTGGGGTTATCAAATCTATCACTCTGGACAAGATGCTATCCATATGGCGTTGAACTTTGATGGTGTATTTGATCCAGATGGTTATTATGCTCAACCGCGAGTAGTTGCCGAACAAATTAGTAAACTTGATGCCAAGACTGTTTTAGAATTAGGATGTGGCAAAGGATTTAATAGCTGTTTTTTAGCCGAGCAGTATCCAGAAGTCAGCTTCACCGGAATTGATTTAACTCCGTCGCATATTAAAATAGCAAATAAAAAAGCCGATAAATTGTCTAACTTATCTTTTCAAGAAGGCAATTTTAATCAATTAAACTTTTTAGATCAATCCTGTGATATTGTTTTTGCTTTTGAATGTTTATGTCATGCATCTCCAGCAGAAATTCCCCTAGCAGAGATTTTTCGGGTGTTGCGCCCTGGGGGAAAATTAATTGTGTTCGATGGCTATCGTAAAATCCAGCTTGAACAACTGACTGAGTTACTTAAAACCGCCAGTCTACTTGTAGAAGTCTCAATGGCTGTGCAGCAGGGATTTTCACAGATTGATGATTGGAATGCGATCGCACAATCAATTGGCTTTCAAATTCAAGCGATTGAAGATGTTTCCTTGGCAATTCAGCCTACTTTATCAAAATTACAAAAATTGTCCCTAACACTTTTTTCTTTGTCTTGGAAAGCCAAAATACTTGCTTATATCTTACCTAAATATTTAATCAGAAATTCCATTGCTGGTCTTTTAATGCCTTTCACTGTCAGCCCTAAATCAGAAGCCTTCGGATATTACAAAATAATCTTAGAACGCCCCTTGGAAGCATAA
- a CDS encoding Dethiobiotin synthetase, translating to MNYETARKLLVAQTLTTDEYPDALLMRMKLGKPPVPGQITSILLALKVVFESMKDAPNLDRELAFSLYQLGVKAQQIFVAGRKAGVDWPPLLKEDLLRISLATESIFSGIWQTPSPVGLGGL from the coding sequence ATGAATTACGAAACAGCTCGCAAACTCCTCGTAGCCCAGACACTAACAACTGATGAATATCCAGATGCTTTGTTAATGCGGATGAAGCTAGGAAAACCACCAGTACCCGGTCAGATCACCTCGATTTTGTTAGCGTTGAAAGTGGTCTTTGAATCTATGAAAGACGCACCCAATCTCGACCGAGAATTAGCCTTTTCCCTTTATCAGTTGGGTGTAAAGGCACAACAAATATTTGTAGCGGGGCGCAAAGCTGGGGTTGATTGGCCGCCTCTGCTGAAGGAAGATTTGCTGAGAATTTCCCTAGCAACTGAAAGCATATTTTCTGGTATTTGGCAAACCCCCTCTCCTGTAGGATTAGGAGGGTTATAG
- the crtD gene encoding C-3',4' desaturase CrtD — MSNISTHKTKSRVAVIGAGIGGLTAAALLAHRGYSVLVLDQALVPGGCASTFQRRGFTFDVGATQVAGLEPGGIHHRIFSELGIDLPAATPCDPACAVYLPGESTPINVWRDPQKWREERQKQFPGSEAFWQMMAVLFEASWQFQGRDPVLPPRSLWDLWQLTQAVRPSTLITVPYTLFTVGDALRFYGLAKDHRLRTFLDLQLKLYSQVDTEETALLYAATALSVSQLPQGLFHLQGSMQVLSDRLVASLERDGAKLLMRHTVEQIQVENNQATAVVIRNQQTGEICTELVDHVVANVTVQNLVQLLGEKTPSGYKNRVEKLPQASGAFVVYLGVDISAIPPDCPPHLQFLYDVDGPIGENNSLFVSVSHPGDGRAPDGKATIIASSFVDPAPWWETDNYQGLKQKYTEDAIARLSQYFYLKQETIIHQEAATPRTFAHYTGRDRGIVGGIGQRIPTFGPFGFANRTPINHLWLVGDSTHPGEGTAGVSYSALTVVRQIEAKSQHKY; from the coding sequence ATGTCTAATATTTCTACTCATAAAACTAAATCCCGTGTTGCTGTCATTGGTGCGGGGATAGGCGGACTGACGGCGGCGGCTTTATTAGCCCATCGGGGTTACAGCGTTTTAGTCTTAGACCAAGCTCTGGTTCCGGGGGGTTGTGCTTCCACATTTCAACGTCGGGGATTTACCTTTGATGTGGGGGCGACTCAGGTAGCAGGATTAGAACCAGGGGGAATCCATCACCGGATTTTCTCAGAATTGGGGATAGATTTACCAGCAGCGACACCTTGTGACCCGGCTTGTGCTGTGTATCTACCTGGGGAAAGTACACCGATTAATGTCTGGCGTGACCCCCAGAAATGGCGAGAGGAACGCCAAAAACAATTTCCTGGGAGTGAAGCTTTTTGGCAGATGATGGCGGTGTTATTTGAAGCTAGTTGGCAATTCCAAGGACGTGATCCGGTTTTACCTCCCCGCAGTTTGTGGGATTTATGGCAGTTAACTCAAGCGGTACGCCCTAGTACATTAATTACCGTACCCTATACTTTATTTACTGTGGGCGATGCTTTAAGGTTTTACGGACTGGCTAAAGACCATCGTTTGAGAACGTTTTTGGATTTGCAATTAAAGCTATATTCTCAGGTGGATACTGAGGAGACTGCTTTACTTTATGCAGCTACGGCGTTGAGTGTCTCCCAATTACCCCAAGGTTTATTTCATCTCCAAGGTAGTATGCAGGTACTAAGCGATCGCCTAGTTGCATCCTTAGAAAGAGATGGTGCTAAGTTATTAATGCGCCACACTGTAGAACAAATCCAGGTGGAAAATAATCAAGCTACGGCTGTAGTCATCAGAAATCAGCAAACAGGCGAAATCTGCACAGAACTTGTAGACCATGTAGTTGCTAATGTCACCGTACAGAATTTAGTGCAACTATTGGGAGAAAAAACACCCTCTGGTTATAAAAATCGTGTGGAAAAATTACCCCAAGCGTCGGGTGCATTTGTGGTCTATTTAGGTGTAGATATCAGCGCCATTCCCCCAGATTGTCCGCCGCACTTACAATTCCTCTATGATGTCGATGGTCCCATTGGGGAAAATAATTCTTTGTTTGTTTCCGTCAGTCATCCCGGAGATGGACGCGCCCCAGATGGGAAAGCGACAATTATCGCTTCATCCTTTGTTGATCCTGCACCGTGGTGGGAAACCGATAATTATCAAGGACTTAAACAGAAGTATACAGAAGATGCGATCGCCCGTCTTTCTCAATACTTCTACCTCAAACAAGAAACCATCATTCATCAAGAAGCCGCCACACCCCGCACTTTTGCCCATTACACAGGACGCGATCGCGGTATAGTTGGCGGTATTGGTCAAAGAATACCCACTTTTGGCCCCTTTGGATTTGCCAATCGCACACCCATCAACCACTTATGGTTAGTCGGTGACTCAACACATCCCGGAGAAGGTACAGCTGGAGTCAGTTACTCAGCCCTGACAGTTGTCAGACAAATTGAGGCGAAGTCTCAGCACAAATACTAA
- a CDS encoding class I SAM-dependent methyltransferase translates to MYKTNLKDFLSSNPFPEPLTQGFFYREKMRAIHNIAPDQELPQILEVGGGQSGLTALLYPQSQITNIDLNSQYAQAPCNQQKKVKFVCGDATNLPFENQSFDAVTMFDLLEHIPDDQKAVSEALRVLQPGGFLLISTPNENWQFPYYKFMQSICPSESEVMAEWGHVRRGYTLAELKTLIDLPCAKFATFINPLTVLGHDVAFSHLSHRQRRVLCKILSPLTWLSYYLHQPNSQGTETAYLWQQVN, encoded by the coding sequence ATGTATAAAACAAACCTAAAAGATTTTTTATCCTCTAATCCTTTCCCAGAACCACTCACTCAAGGATTCTTTTACCGCGAAAAGATGCGTGCTATTCATAACATTGCACCAGATCAAGAATTGCCACAAATTTTAGAAGTAGGCGGTGGTCAAAGTGGCTTAACAGCTTTGTTATATCCACAGTCGCAAATTACCAATATAGATTTAAATTCCCAATATGCTCAAGCTCCCTGCAACCAACAAAAAAAGGTAAAGTTTGTTTGTGGAGATGCGACTAATTTACCCTTTGAAAATCAATCCTTCGATGCTGTGACCATGTTCGATTTATTAGAACATATTCCAGATGACCAAAAAGCAGTATCTGAAGCTTTGCGAGTCTTACAACCAGGTGGGTTTTTGTTAATTAGTACTCCCAATGAAAATTGGCAATTTCCTTATTACAAATTTATGCAATCTATCTGTCCTAGTGAGTCCGAAGTTATGGCGGAATGGGGTCATGTCCGGCGTGGTTATACTTTGGCTGAACTGAAGACTTTAATCGATTTACCCTGTGCGAAGTTTGCCACATTTATCAATCCCCTGACAGTTTTGGGTCATGATGTGGCGTTCTCCCATTTGTCCCATCGCCAGCGGCGAGTGTTGTGTAAAATTTTGAGTCCCCTAACATGGCTGAGTTATTACTTGCACCAGCCTAATTCCCAAGGTACAGAAACGGCTTATCTTTGGCAACAAGTTAATTAG
- a CDS encoding class I SAM-dependent methyltransferase, whose translation MSAYTEKFYRLVQEGAKQSAAEIVPIVIELIQPQSVIDIGCGLGTWLSKFQQHNITDILGVDGDYIDQKQLEIPSDKFVAFDLKNQFVIDRKFDLVVSLEVAEHLPQEDGEKFVESLTNLGSVVLFSAAIPFQGGVEHINEQWQDYWVSYFQQRDYVPIDCIRKRIWNNQKVEVWYAQNMMIFADQKSLDLPQYDLLKKEFTVSSNSLVSVVHPQKYLEVVEKYLQEVKVAEWYIQENEKSTAAFQPQNMSLKKLLSALPIVFWNSLKKRLFLFPSTK comes from the coding sequence ATGTCAGCTTATACAGAAAAGTTTTATCGACTGGTTCAAGAAGGAGCTAAACAGTCAGCCGCAGAAATTGTTCCCATAGTGATTGAATTAATTCAACCGCAGTCAGTCATTGATATTGGTTGCGGTCTTGGCACATGGCTATCAAAATTTCAACAGCATAATATAACAGATATCTTGGGTGTTGATGGTGATTACATAGACCAAAAACAGCTAGAAATTCCCTCTGATAAATTCGTAGCCTTTGACCTAAAAAATCAATTTGTTATTGATAGAAAATTTGATTTAGTCGTCTCATTGGAAGTTGCAGAACATCTGCCCCAAGAGGATGGCGAAAAATTTGTAGAATCTCTAACCAATCTGGGTTCAGTAGTCCTGTTTTCTGCCGCTATACCTTTTCAAGGAGGAGTAGAACATATTAATGAACAATGGCAAGATTACTGGGTAAGCTACTTTCAACAAAGAGACTATGTTCCCATAGACTGCATTAGAAAAAGAATTTGGAATAATCAAAAAGTAGAAGTTTGGTATGCTCAAAACATGATGATTTTTGCAGATCAAAAATCCTTGGACTTACCCCAATATGATTTACTTAAAAAAGAATTTACAGTTAGTAGTAACTCCCTGGTTTCTGTAGTCCATCCCCAAAAATATTTAGAAGTCGTTGAAAAATATTTACAAGAAGTGAAAGTAGCTGAATGGTATATCCAAGAAAATGAAAAATCTACAGCAGCATTTCAACCCCAAAATATGTCCCTGAAGAAGCTACTATCAGCTTTACCAATAGTTTTTTGGAATAGCTTAAAAAAACGATTATTTTTGTTCCCATCAACCAAATAA
- a CDS encoding glycosyltransferase family 2 protein — MPWKVLHIDLSLGVPSLEAEPDYQAIYAVFWWQSIPLGDEEIISAQLPMSAQQLADLAIQAIAPAVGDRLFAHGFKPPLPVVSPNPARDSPVDFQALMALAQPLQQLLDADSPSDQTTVSIVVCTRNRPEELARCLRSLQNLSPPPQQIIVVDNAPNSEATQQLVAQMPDIQYILEPQAGLSIARNTGIRHCTGDIVAFTDDDVVVNPDWIYRLQQKFDSPEVMVVTGLVLPAELKTEAQLMFEKDFGGFGQGYRAKTFDTQFFEDMKSRGVPVWRIGAGANMAIRRQAFELVGNFDERLGAGASGCSEDSELWYRLLAKGWLCCYEPTAVVHHYHRGDLHKLGQQMYQYMQGHVVALLIQFANYGHGGELRRLLIALPWYYTKRSPKEFMRILKSEETTFFMGIWGYLAGIKWYLQNTNNLQITKLP, encoded by the coding sequence ATGCCTTGGAAGGTTCTGCACATTGATTTAAGTTTGGGTGTTCCTTCTCTGGAGGCTGAACCAGATTATCAAGCTATCTATGCAGTGTTTTGGTGGCAGAGTATCCCTCTGGGGGATGAGGAAATTATCTCAGCACAGTTACCGATGTCTGCCCAACAGTTAGCAGATTTGGCTATCCAAGCGATCGCACCGGCTGTAGGCGATCGCCTTTTTGCTCATGGTTTCAAACCACCTTTACCAGTGGTGTCCCCCAATCCTGCACGTGATTCGCCTGTGGATTTTCAAGCCCTCATGGCATTGGCGCAACCCTTACAGCAACTCCTAGATGCTGATTCTCCATCTGATCAGACTACAGTGTCCATCGTAGTTTGTACGCGCAATCGACCAGAGGAGTTAGCTAGATGCTTGCGATCGCTACAAAATTTATCTCCACCTCCGCAGCAAATTATTGTTGTTGATAATGCGCCCAATTCTGAAGCTACACAGCAGCTAGTAGCCCAAATGCCTGATATCCAGTACATTCTAGAACCACAAGCGGGACTGAGTATCGCACGTAATACAGGGATTCGCCACTGTACTGGGGACATTGTGGCTTTTACTGATGACGATGTAGTGGTTAATCCCGACTGGATTTATCGATTACAGCAAAAGTTTGATTCTCCCGAAGTGATGGTAGTGACCGGTTTAGTCTTACCAGCAGAACTGAAAACAGAAGCTCAATTGATGTTTGAAAAGGATTTTGGCGGATTTGGTCAAGGATACCGAGCTAAAACCTTTGATACCCAATTCTTTGAAGACATGAAGTCGCGGGGCGTTCCTGTATGGAGAATCGGAGCCGGTGCTAATATGGCAATTCGACGACAAGCATTTGAGTTAGTTGGTAATTTTGACGAACGCTTAGGCGCAGGTGCTTCTGGATGTAGTGAAGATTCCGAATTATGGTATCGACTATTAGCAAAAGGATGGCTTTGTTGCTACGAACCGACCGCTGTTGTTCATCATTATCATCGGGGTGATTTGCACAAATTAGGACAACAGATGTATCAATATATGCAGGGTCATGTGGTAGCTTTGTTAATCCAGTTTGCTAACTATGGTCATGGGGGTGAATTACGTCGTCTGTTGATAGCATTACCCTGGTATTATACTAAGCGATCGCCTAAAGAATTCATGCGTATTCTGAAATCTGAAGAAACTACATTTTTCATGGGAATTTGGGGTTATCTTGCCGGGATTAAATGGTATTTGCAAAATACAAATAATCTCCAGATAACTAAATTACCATAA
- a CDS encoding glycosyltransferase family 2 protein — protein MSYRIADIEVTEPLPTISLLASDTGLGLILRRQGRPIGFLMQELPANSIIKPEDLAQLIAQEVGLKILQESIREELIVANEQISFPSLTIAICTKDRPENLARCLKSLLNIQLPVSPVEILVVDNASVDERTKELVASLPRVRYVREPKPGLDFARNCALHSATGELLAFLDDDVVVDGTWLKGLMTAWSENPDAAAFTGLVLPYELATSAQILFEKRGGFRRGFQKIRYGQILPGNPLHPCGAGIFGAGCNMTFRRDVLLKLGGFDEALDTGAPLPGGGDLDIFYRVIRAGYSLVYEPEYLVFHEHRREYEKLRRQYWTWGLGFASFVIKSYQNDPAQRSQLRRLIQWWFKDQLKQLKNSLQGRHVLPPTMILAELWGGIVGFFGEYPRSLQRIEQIRRQFS, from the coding sequence ATGTCCTATCGTATCGCTGATATCGAAGTCACCGAGCCTCTGCCCACTATTTCACTTTTGGCAAGTGATACAGGTCTGGGGCTAATTTTACGCCGCCAAGGTCGGCCGATTGGTTTTCTCATGCAAGAATTACCAGCCAATAGCATAATTAAACCAGAAGATTTAGCTCAACTAATTGCCCAGGAGGTGGGATTGAAAATCCTTCAAGAAAGTATCCGGGAAGAATTAATAGTTGCGAATGAGCAAATTTCTTTTCCTTCATTAACAATCGCAATTTGTACCAAAGACCGTCCAGAAAATTTAGCTCGGTGTTTAAAATCCTTATTAAATATACAGTTACCTGTTTCCCCAGTGGAAATTTTGGTTGTGGATAATGCCTCTGTGGATGAACGCACCAAAGAACTGGTAGCTTCATTACCCCGCGTCCGCTATGTGCGGGAACCAAAACCAGGTCTGGACTTTGCCCGCAATTGTGCATTGCATTCCGCAACGGGGGAACTATTGGCATTTCTGGATGATGATGTCGTAGTAGATGGAACATGGCTCAAAGGTTTAATGACCGCATGGAGTGAAAATCCTGATGCGGCTGCTTTTACAGGGCTGGTACTGCCTTATGAGTTAGCCACATCAGCGCAAATTTTGTTTGAGAAAAGAGGTGGTTTTCGTCGCGGGTTCCAAAAAATTCGCTATGGACAAATATTACCGGGTAATCCTTTGCATCCCTGTGGTGCGGGCATTTTTGGTGCAGGATGTAATATGACCTTTCGCCGTGATGTTTTATTAAAATTAGGTGGCTTTGATGAAGCTTTAGATACTGGCGCGCCTTTACCTGGTGGTGGAGATTTAGATATTTTTTATCGGGTGATTCGAGCTGGTTATTCCCTGGTTTATGAACCTGAATATTTGGTGTTTCACGAACACCGCCGGGAATATGAAAAACTGCGCCGCCAATATTGGACATGGGGTTTAGGATTCGCGAGTTTTGTGATTAAATCTTACCAAAATGATCCTGCCCAACGTTCCCAACTGCGTCGGCTGATTCAGTGGTGGTTCAAAGACCAATTAAAGCAGTTAAAAAATAGTTTACAGGGTCGTCATGTTTTACCGCCAACTATGATTTTAGCGGAATTATGGGGTGGAATTGTGGGATTTTTCGGAGAATATCCCCGTTCGTTGCAACGTATTGAGCAAATTCGGAGGCAATTTTCGTGA